In Arthrobacter sp. CDRTa11, one DNA window encodes the following:
- the ssd gene encoding septum site-determining protein Ssd, giving the protein MTLAKGPDPAAAAWLPDDSAEVLLVTGFSVLRSEVERIVAAAGGQLRVVPDVAEAAKCWDSAAAVLVGSDVRELPPRRRAPAVLVGLNGEGDSLWHLAAALGAERVAVLPDAAAWLAEYLSRSRSPEAGGLVLGVTGGCGGAGATTSAIWIAQAAAGLGARVLLVDGDPWGGGLELALAAEETPGLRWPDLSEASGSIDPEQLSDSLPVAGGFSFLSWPGSRDRPTPVDAPTTAGVMDAARRGYELVVVDIGRGSEQLHTFAWDCDRILVVVPALLKAAVASARLLQELPPVEAALLIRGKTGAALDGAMIAEAVGLPVHGRVPELRGVGAASENGRLLELGKRRGVRHFAASVLDLLEDEIPMGELL; this is encoded by the coding sequence ATGACCCTTGCAAAAGGACCGGATCCTGCTGCGGCTGCATGGCTGCCGGATGACTCTGCGGAGGTTCTGCTGGTCACAGGCTTCAGCGTTCTCCGGAGTGAGGTGGAGCGGATCGTTGCCGCCGCCGGAGGACAACTGCGTGTGGTGCCTGATGTGGCCGAGGCCGCCAAATGCTGGGACTCGGCAGCAGCGGTGCTGGTGGGGAGTGACGTCCGGGAGTTGCCGCCGCGGCGGCGGGCGCCGGCGGTTCTGGTGGGCCTCAACGGAGAAGGTGACAGCCTCTGGCATCTGGCTGCGGCCCTCGGGGCTGAACGGGTTGCAGTGCTGCCGGACGCCGCCGCCTGGCTGGCGGAATACCTCAGCAGGTCGCGCTCACCTGAGGCCGGCGGACTGGTGCTCGGGGTTACCGGAGGATGCGGCGGGGCAGGTGCCACCACGTCTGCCATTTGGATCGCGCAGGCTGCGGCCGGGCTGGGTGCGCGCGTCCTGCTGGTGGACGGCGATCCCTGGGGAGGAGGGCTGGAACTTGCCCTCGCTGCCGAAGAGACGCCGGGCCTGCGCTGGCCGGATCTCTCCGAGGCCAGCGGAAGCATCGATCCTGAACAGCTCTCTGATTCCCTTCCCGTCGCCGGAGGCTTTTCGTTCCTGTCCTGGCCGGGCAGCCGGGACCGACCCACTCCAGTGGACGCTCCCACGACGGCGGGTGTCATGGATGCCGCACGGCGTGGGTACGAACTGGTGGTCGTGGACATCGGCCGAGGCTCAGAACAGCTGCACACCTTCGCCTGGGACTGCGACCGCATCCTGGTGGTGGTTCCTGCACTGCTGAAAGCTGCGGTGGCTTCAGCCCGGTTGTTGCAGGAGCTTCCGCCGGTTGAAGCGGCACTGCTGATCAGGGGCAAAACAGGAGCGGCCCTGGACGGTGCCATGATTGCGGAGGCAGTGGGGCTGCCGGTGCACGGAAGAGTCCCGGAGCTCCGCGGCGTGGGTGCCGCGTCGGAGAACGGAAGGCTCCTCGAGCTGGGCAAACGGCGCGGCGTCAGGCACTTTGCCGCTTCAGTTCTGGACCTGCTTGAGGACGAGATTCCGATGGGTGAACTCCTGTGA
- a CDS encoding TadE family type IV pilus minor pilin — MALPAVLLLLALLLAGAAAGVTQLRLEEAARAGARALARGESVAAVEGIVRTLAGATATAAVAADGEWVSITVADRVGGPLGTTVPWTLTAVASTRSETHAARQMPGQELAKHLGPVALGELLITHQSRGRAAA; from the coding sequence GTGGCCTTGCCGGCAGTCCTGCTGCTGCTCGCGTTGCTCCTGGCGGGAGCCGCGGCAGGAGTCACCCAGCTTCGTCTGGAGGAGGCGGCGCGGGCCGGTGCCAGGGCATTGGCGCGGGGCGAGAGCGTCGCAGCTGTCGAGGGAATCGTCAGGACGCTGGCCGGAGCTACCGCAACAGCTGCCGTGGCCGCTGATGGCGAATGGGTGAGTATCACGGTGGCTGACCGGGTTGGTGGCCCGTTGGGGACGACGGTGCCCTGGACGTTGACTGCTGTCGCGTCTACGAGGAGTGAAACTCACGCTGCCCGCCAAATGCCGGGTCAGGAACTCGCGAAACATCTGGGGCCGGTGGCACTCGGCGAGCTCCTGATAACACACCAATCGCGGGGGCGGGCGGCCGCATGA
- a CDS encoding YegP family protein — protein MAGRFEIHRVGDESYRLRLTDAEGNIVAVSPNFKHVSALLEGIKAMRENAATGIVVDLRQQTQS, from the coding sequence ATGGCGGGCAGGTTCGAAATTCACCGTGTTGGCGACGAGTCCTACAGGCTCCGGCTCACAGACGCGGAGGGGAACATCGTGGCGGTTTCGCCGAACTTTAAACATGTCAGCGCACTGCTTGAGGGCATCAAGGCAATGCGCGAAAATGCTGCTACTGGAATAGTGGTCGATCTGCGGCAACAGACACAGTCGTAG
- a CDS encoding CHAD domain-containing protein codes for MSGVQEQQAGSGRSSGAPHQSRTRPRAALADYLLDQLNVLEGNLPLAGAGDPEAVHNARVAVRRFRSVATCNRFLLPDFPADDVGMLKTLARGLGESRDAEVQAERLSLVLDANGPWHREESLRKLVEALRARAVERAATLEQTATGPVLARARRVLAAGWGHTGRMEVTAALQNRWERLGILMAKAREPLPLDEHHFQLHNVRKAIKGLRYSAEAVTASFGEPALAIVRPAIALQRLLGEQHDAVVASILLTATANVDPRDAAALAQLESLRAVAAETEFLRLLALDPVPSPAIVMALGRTESPRP; via the coding sequence ATGAGCGGTGTTCAGGAGCAGCAGGCCGGCTCCGGGCGATCTTCCGGCGCCCCGCACCAAAGCCGGACCCGGCCGCGTGCGGCGCTGGCTGACTACCTCCTGGACCAACTGAATGTGCTGGAAGGCAACCTCCCCCTGGCCGGAGCAGGGGATCCGGAAGCCGTCCACAACGCGAGGGTTGCGGTACGCCGCTTCCGCTCGGTGGCCACGTGCAACAGGTTCCTTTTGCCCGATTTCCCGGCGGACGACGTCGGGATGCTGAAGACGCTGGCGCGCGGGCTGGGCGAATCGCGTGATGCCGAAGTCCAAGCTGAACGGCTCTCCCTGGTGCTGGATGCCAACGGTCCGTGGCACCGTGAGGAGAGCCTGCGGAAGTTGGTTGAAGCGCTCCGCGCACGGGCTGTGGAACGGGCGGCGACACTGGAGCAGACGGCCACAGGCCCGGTTTTGGCCAGGGCACGGCGTGTTCTCGCAGCCGGTTGGGGCCACACCGGCAGGATGGAGGTCACAGCAGCGCTGCAGAACCGCTGGGAGCGCCTCGGGATCCTGATGGCGAAGGCGCGCGAACCGTTGCCCTTGGATGAGCATCACTTCCAGCTGCACAACGTCCGTAAAGCGATTAAGGGCCTTCGCTATTCGGCCGAGGCAGTAACCGCGTCATTCGGGGAACCTGCCCTGGCGATCGTTCGTCCTGCCATCGCGCTCCAGCGGCTCCTGGGCGAACAGCACGATGCCGTGGTGGCCAGCATATTGCTGACAGCTACTGCCAACGTTGATCCGCGGGACGCAGCGGCACTGGCCCAGCTCGAGTCCCTGCGCGCGGTTGCCGCCGAAACGGAGTTTTTAAGGCTGCTTGCCCTTGACCCGGTTCCGTCGCCGGCCATCGTGATGGCCCTTGGACGTACTGAGAGCCCCCGGCCATAG
- a CDS encoding type II secretion system F family protein: protein MTESFLPVLSLVFVLTGAATLAFAGHGRARTRLLSLCSAPASAAAGKAGDRFRSHDTSADSRRAGNFEGLRDTPMILELVAAMLDSGSGIGRSLELVASAASSDYRSSLRPVVSALAIGADWETAWRSSEVRLPEILELRDALGFAALTGAPSSAILYAQAARLRRERFRAAEKCAASLGVKLVIPLGLCSLPAFICLGVIPVLLALVPSGS from the coding sequence ATGACAGAAAGTTTTCTCCCTGTACTTTCCTTGGTTTTTGTCCTGACCGGCGCCGCGACTCTTGCTTTTGCGGGCCACGGCCGGGCCAGGACGCGGCTGCTCAGCCTTTGCTCTGCACCAGCATCGGCCGCTGCCGGGAAGGCGGGGGATCGGTTCCGCAGCCATGACACGTCTGCGGACTCGCGCCGGGCTGGCAACTTCGAGGGACTGCGCGACACTCCGATGATCCTGGAGCTCGTGGCCGCGATGCTGGACTCCGGGTCAGGCATTGGACGATCGCTCGAACTCGTGGCATCCGCTGCCTCCAGTGACTACCGCAGTTCGCTGCGTCCGGTCGTTTCGGCGCTCGCCATCGGCGCCGACTGGGAGACGGCTTGGCGAAGCTCGGAGGTGCGCCTGCCGGAGATCCTCGAGTTGCGTGATGCCTTGGGTTTCGCAGCACTGACGGGCGCCCCATCCTCGGCGATTCTTTATGCCCAGGCTGCCAGGCTGCGGCGCGAGAGATTCCGGGCGGCGGAGAAATGCGCGGCATCACTGGGCGTGAAGCTGGTCATTCCCCTTGGACTGTGTTCGTTGCCTGCCTTCATATGCCTCGGCGTAATTCCGGTGCTGCTGGCGCTGGTTCCCTCCGGATCCTGA
- a CDS encoding type II secretion system F family protein, producing the protein MTVLLAVVLVGAVLLLHRPGGVVRRLRRGMGTGKVGSLGSSGPTPGRRGAPARDVSLLGAFMDGAFRRAWSSDRRFSGGWFLRLGRLSDRPGVGAGAVSLTLVVQQLAALLKGGRTPARLWEEIWLVHTGMSERVPEGSGRVPEGPASTEALGRTGPRGRIEQPWPAMRPEAMPGRVGSGLSPASLIMLGTARAAAIRGAPVSDALRMSARTAFPRGGKELRVWLDLAACLDIAEASGCPLADVLSRFASQLEVEDDAEAARQTALAGPKATVSLLTWLPLMGLGLGIALGVDPLAILFGTPLGLAALAAGVLLTVAGRVWSSRLVHAAAGAAVP; encoded by the coding sequence ATGACTGTCCTTCTGGCCGTCGTACTCGTGGGGGCGGTGTTGCTCCTGCACCGGCCCGGTGGAGTGGTGCGCCGGCTCAGGCGCGGTATGGGCACTGGCAAAGTGGGCAGCCTTGGCTCGTCGGGCCCTACGCCGGGCCGGCGCGGAGCTCCAGCTCGTGACGTATCCCTCCTTGGTGCTTTCATGGATGGTGCCTTCCGCCGTGCTTGGTCCAGTGATCGCCGGTTCAGTGGTGGTTGGTTCCTCCGTCTCGGACGTCTTAGTGACAGGCCGGGGGTGGGCGCGGGGGCTGTCTCCCTGACCCTGGTGGTGCAGCAGCTCGCCGCATTGCTGAAGGGCGGCCGGACTCCCGCCAGGCTGTGGGAGGAGATATGGCTGGTCCACACCGGCATGTCGGAACGGGTGCCGGAAGGATCTGGCCGGGTGCCAGAAGGGCCTGCATCGACGGAAGCGCTTGGACGGACCGGACCGCGTGGGAGGATCGAACAGCCATGGCCGGCAATGCGGCCGGAAGCCATGCCGGGCCGGGTTGGCTCTGGCTTGAGCCCAGCCTCACTGATCATGCTCGGGACTGCGCGGGCCGCCGCTATTCGCGGCGCACCGGTGTCCGACGCCCTCAGGATGTCGGCCAGGACCGCCTTCCCGCGCGGAGGCAAAGAGCTCCGAGTCTGGCTCGACCTCGCTGCCTGCCTCGATATTGCCGAGGCAAGCGGCTGTCCTCTGGCTGACGTCCTATCCCGCTTTGCCAGCCAACTCGAGGTGGAAGATGACGCCGAGGCCGCCCGGCAGACGGCGCTGGCGGGACCCAAGGCCACAGTCAGTCTCCTGACGTGGCTGCCGCTGATGGGTCTTGGTCTGGGCATCGCCCTGGGCGTTGATCCACTTGCCATTTTGTTCGGCACACCTCTTGGGCTGGCAGCGCTGGCTGCTGGTGTGCTCCTAACAGTTGCTGGCCGGGTCTGGTCTTCGCGGTTGGTCCATGCCGCGGCAGGGGCGGCCGTGCCATGA
- a CDS encoding TadA family conjugal transfer-associated ATPase: protein MSGRLPLSPGTPGPAAGIRRRQSRAQDPWALDSALLETVRESVMADAGPVTPSRVAAAVQATGKLLGTAGSLAAMERISAELNGLGPLQELTRDVRVTDIFVNAPDSVWVDRGKGIERANVFFAGESQLRALASRLVAAGGRRLDDGSPCVDVRLDGGYRVHAVLPPISTAGTLLSIRIRREQVFSLDELRSGGMFGPLIQDVLERIVERRLSFLVSGATGSGKTTLLSTLLGLCSPGERLVLIEDAAELNPVHPHIVSLESRHGNLEGGGEVDLGELVRQALRMRPDRLVVGECRGAEVRELLTAMNTGHTGGGGTIHANTATAVPARLIALGALAGLGEDAIRLQAASALDVVIHVERSAYGRRVACIGVVNNGPDGLTVVPALEADAFETGALDAGAVGREAFRTGALESGPLEPGALDAGAMETDTGRTRHGPAWAPLAARLGLQHVTRAASGGGFVSGSSFRAVSGTAA from the coding sequence GTGAGCGGCCGTCTGCCCCTTTCCCCAGGCACTCCCGGTCCCGCAGCAGGGATCCGGCGCCGGCAGTCCAGGGCCCAGGATCCCTGGGCACTGGATTCGGCGCTGCTGGAGACCGTCCGCGAATCGGTAATGGCCGACGCCGGACCGGTCACCCCTTCCCGGGTGGCTGCCGCTGTCCAGGCCACAGGCAAGCTGCTGGGGACTGCCGGTTCCCTTGCCGCAATGGAACGGATCAGCGCTGAACTCAACGGGCTGGGACCCCTGCAGGAGCTAACCAGGGACGTGCGGGTGACAGACATCTTCGTCAACGCCCCGGACTCCGTCTGGGTGGACAGGGGAAAGGGGATTGAGCGGGCCAACGTCTTCTTTGCAGGTGAAAGCCAGTTGCGGGCCCTGGCCTCACGGCTCGTCGCTGCCGGCGGCCGACGGCTGGATGACGGGTCGCCGTGCGTGGATGTCAGGCTGGATGGCGGCTATCGGGTCCATGCTGTGCTGCCGCCCATCTCCACAGCGGGCACCCTGCTCAGTATCCGGATCCGCCGCGAGCAGGTATTCAGCCTTGACGAACTCCGGTCCGGGGGCATGTTCGGCCCACTTATCCAGGATGTCCTCGAACGCATTGTGGAGCGCCGGCTGAGCTTCCTCGTCAGCGGAGCCACCGGCTCAGGCAAAACAACCCTGTTGTCCACGCTGCTGGGACTTTGCTCTCCCGGCGAACGGCTGGTGCTGATTGAAGATGCCGCGGAACTGAACCCTGTTCACCCACATATTGTGTCGCTGGAATCACGCCACGGGAACCTGGAAGGTGGGGGTGAAGTGGATCTCGGTGAGCTGGTCCGGCAGGCATTGCGGATGCGGCCAGACAGACTGGTGGTGGGGGAATGCCGCGGGGCTGAAGTCAGGGAACTCCTTACCGCCATGAATACCGGCCACACCGGAGGGGGCGGAACCATCCACGCGAACACGGCCACCGCAGTCCCGGCCCGGCTTATAGCCTTGGGGGCATTGGCGGGGCTGGGGGAGGACGCCATCAGGCTTCAGGCTGCCAGCGCGCTTGATGTGGTTATCCATGTGGAGAGGTCGGCGTATGGGCGCCGCGTGGCCTGCATCGGGGTGGTAAACAATGGTCCCGACGGCCTTACAGTGGTTCCTGCCTTGGAAGCTGACGCTTTTGAAACTGGGGCGCTGGATGCCGGCGCTGTAGGGAGAGAGGCTTTCAGGACCGGGGCTTTGGAAAGTGGCCCGCTGGAGCCTGGGGCGCTGGATGCCGGCGCTATGGAAACTGACACGGGCCGAACACGTCACGGGCCGGCGTGGGCGCCGCTCGCCGCCCGCCTTGGGCTGCAGCACGTCACGCGTGCGGCATCAGGCGGGGGCTTCGTTTCAGGCAGCAGCTTTCGAGCCGTATCCGGAACGGCAGCATGA
- a CDS encoding DUF4244 domain-containing protein, translating to MSLSQSSPKAPTPGAPTPTPPPPAMSPGGSAHESEAVAPPGSGQERTAQGHDNVIELYLGASRLQRRRRGIRLMGSQSGMATAEYAIATLAAVGFAGLLVFILRSDEVRGFLLNLIRTALALP from the coding sequence ATGTCGCTTAGCCAAAGCAGCCCGAAAGCCCCCACTCCAGGCGCTCCCACTCCAACCCCACCGCCTCCCGCAATGTCGCCCGGAGGAAGTGCCCACGAGTCGGAGGCTGTAGCGCCTCCGGGCAGCGGGCAGGAGCGGACGGCCCAAGGCCATGACAACGTCATTGAGCTGTATCTCGGTGCCAGCAGGCTGCAGCGGCGTCGGCGCGGTATCCGCCTTATGGGTTCGCAGTCAGGAATGGCCACCGCAGAATATGCCATCGCCACGTTGGCCGCGGTGGGATTCGCCGGCTTGCTCGTCTTCATTCTCCGCAGCGACGAAGTACGTGGCTTCCTGCTGAACCTCATCCGCACGGCGCTGGCCTTGCCATGA
- a CDS encoding bifunctional 3'-5' exonuclease/DNA polymerase: MYLLLAAHAEGAVLQQVTQAGDPHPDNPEPCVVSAAGLPAVVRQREHAHGAPPPRWIWHRTQDWYPALLASGVEVDRCYDLTLCGNILAYSQFTAHTDYARNAEKITLDDPQQPPRALQPPPPPAEQGALFEDLARSAASLPTLNELRAEYAAQQSALASASGEDNQQKRLQLLLAAESAGAMIAAEMQHTGVPWREDLHGQILADHLGPRPPLGHRPAKLEALNTELRGLLSSPGLNPDSPQELMRALHRNGIEVKSTRKWELQESSHPAIEPLLAYKKLSRLHTANGWAWLDAWVNNGRFQPEYVVGGVVSGRWASRGGGALQIPRQIRGAVHADPGYKLIVADASQLEPRVLVALAQDSKMAEAARDKDLYAGIAAQGFGGDRAKAKIALLGAIYGATTGESGRLMPQLARTYPRAVGFVEQAARNGEQGGTVTTRLGRSSPPPSEGWLQSQRTATAEEQRRADSIARSRGRFTRNFVVQGSAADWAACWLAELRRRLRAMRAEGSFQAELVFFLHDEVMVHAPEAGVEACIRAIEEAAGAAKELLFGRIPVEFPVSVAVVDSYDNAK, from the coding sequence ATGTACTTGCTGCTCGCCGCCCACGCTGAAGGCGCAGTACTGCAGCAAGTCACTCAGGCGGGCGACCCCCACCCGGACAACCCGGAACCGTGCGTGGTCAGCGCGGCCGGTCTTCCCGCCGTCGTACGCCAGCGGGAACACGCCCACGGAGCGCCGCCACCCCGCTGGATCTGGCACCGGACACAGGACTGGTATCCGGCTCTGCTGGCGTCCGGGGTGGAAGTTGACCGGTGCTATGACCTGACGCTGTGCGGCAACATCCTGGCGTACTCCCAGTTCACGGCACACACTGACTACGCCCGGAACGCCGAAAAGATCACACTTGACGATCCGCAGCAGCCGCCGCGTGCCCTCCAGCCACCGCCACCGCCCGCCGAGCAGGGTGCGCTCTTTGAGGATCTGGCCCGGAGTGCAGCATCGCTGCCGACGTTGAACGAACTGCGCGCCGAATACGCCGCCCAGCAGTCAGCCTTGGCCTCGGCCAGCGGCGAAGACAACCAGCAGAAGCGGCTTCAGCTGCTCCTGGCGGCTGAATCTGCGGGGGCAATGATCGCAGCGGAAATGCAGCATACAGGAGTTCCGTGGCGGGAGGACCTGCACGGGCAAATCCTGGCGGACCACCTCGGGCCCCGCCCGCCTCTGGGCCATAGGCCGGCGAAGCTTGAGGCGCTGAACACCGAATTACGCGGCCTGCTCAGCTCCCCCGGACTGAATCCTGACTCCCCGCAGGAGCTGATGCGCGCCCTGCACCGCAACGGCATTGAGGTAAAGAGCACCCGAAAATGGGAGCTCCAGGAATCCAGCCACCCTGCCATCGAACCGCTGCTGGCCTACAAGAAACTCTCCCGCCTGCACACCGCCAACGGCTGGGCGTGGCTGGACGCATGGGTGAACAACGGCCGGTTCCAGCCCGAATACGTGGTGGGCGGAGTGGTGTCCGGCCGGTGGGCCTCCCGTGGCGGCGGTGCCCTGCAGATTCCGCGCCAGATCCGCGGCGCCGTGCACGCGGATCCCGGCTACAAACTTATTGTCGCGGATGCCTCACAGCTGGAACCCCGGGTCCTGGTGGCCCTCGCGCAGGACTCCAAAATGGCGGAAGCCGCAAGGGACAAGGACCTCTATGCGGGTATTGCGGCGCAGGGGTTCGGCGGTGACCGTGCGAAGGCAAAGATTGCCCTGCTTGGTGCCATTTACGGTGCAACTACCGGCGAATCCGGCCGCCTGATGCCGCAGCTGGCCCGCACCTATCCCCGCGCTGTGGGCTTCGTGGAGCAGGCGGCGCGCAACGGCGAGCAGGGCGGCACCGTTACTACCCGGCTGGGCCGCAGCAGCCCCCCGCCATCGGAAGGCTGGCTCCAAAGCCAGCGGACCGCCACCGCGGAGGAGCAACGCCGGGCCGACTCCATCGCCCGGTCCCGCGGCCGTTTTACCCGCAACTTTGTGGTGCAGGGTTCGGCTGCTGACTGGGCCGCCTGCTGGCTGGCGGAATTACGACGGCGGTTGCGAGCCATGCGCGCGGAAGGTTCCTTCCAGGCGGAACTGGTGTTTTTCCTGCACGACGAAGTAATGGTGCACGCGCCGGAAGCCGGAGTGGAGGCGTGTATCCGTGCCATCGAGGAAGCCGCCGGGGCAGCCAAGGAGTTGCTGTTCGGCCGCATTCCCGTCGAATTTCCAGTCAGTGTGGCCGTGGTCGATTCCTACGACAACGCAAAGTAG
- a CDS encoding NUDIX hydrolase, with protein sequence MSARQDLIDLVRRTESGTAPEPNALWATLTVDESIARRAAVLMLFGVLDNVPASSGKALAPADLDVLLLERAHTLDSHPGQVAFPGGTIDPNESPVAAALREAEEETGLDATGVEVLGTLQELGLARSNFLVTPVVGWWASPSPVRVVDYAESAQVFRIPVRDLLDPDNRVMSTVSRGGRTFNSPAFTVNGVLVWGFTGMVLTGLFEQLGWAVPWDRTRLHVIDI encoded by the coding sequence GTGAGCGCCCGGCAGGATCTGATCGACCTGGTGCGAAGGACCGAATCCGGGACCGCACCCGAACCCAACGCGCTCTGGGCCACCCTTACTGTGGATGAAAGCATTGCCCGCAGGGCCGCGGTCCTGATGCTGTTTGGCGTGCTGGACAACGTCCCCGCTTCCTCAGGGAAGGCCCTGGCGCCCGCGGATCTGGACGTCCTGCTGCTGGAACGTGCGCACACGCTGGACTCGCATCCCGGCCAGGTGGCGTTTCCGGGCGGCACCATCGACCCCAACGAATCCCCGGTTGCTGCCGCCCTGCGGGAGGCGGAAGAGGAAACCGGGCTGGACGCCACGGGCGTCGAAGTCCTGGGAACCCTCCAGGAACTGGGGCTGGCCCGGAGCAACTTCCTGGTCACACCGGTGGTGGGCTGGTGGGCGTCGCCGTCGCCCGTGCGGGTGGTGGACTACGCCGAATCCGCACAGGTGTTCCGGATCCCGGTCCGCGACCTGCTGGACCCGGACAACCGCGTCATGTCCACCGTCAGCCGGGGCGGCCGGACTTTTAACAGCCCGGCCTTCACGGTTAACGGTGTCCTGGTGTGGGGCTTTACCGGGATGGTGCTGACGGGACTCTTCGAGCAGCTGGGATGGGCGGTCCCGTGGGACCGCACCCGCCTGCACGTGATAGACATCTAA
- the nth gene encoding endonuclease III — MLALKRRARRINRALAEKYPYAHAELDFRNPLELLVATVLSAQTTDVTVNQITPLLFARYPDARSLAEADPADLEAIIKPTGFFRAKTRNLIALATRLVDDFDGVVPGRLDDLVTLPGVGRKTANVVLGNAFGIPGITVDTHFGRLARRFGWTTSEDPVQIEFDVAELFEPKDWTMLSHRVVFHGRRVCHSRKPACGACPVANWCPSYGLGETDPAKAAKLLKYELAPGSEPLLEKLLAETHRAAEIRMESQKRSP, encoded by the coding sequence TTGCTGGCCCTCAAGCGCAGGGCGCGACGGATCAACCGGGCCCTGGCAGAGAAGTATCCCTACGCCCACGCTGAACTTGATTTCCGGAATCCGCTGGAACTGCTGGTTGCCACAGTTCTGTCGGCGCAGACTACCGACGTCACCGTCAACCAGATCACTCCGCTGCTCTTTGCGCGGTACCCGGATGCGCGCAGTCTTGCCGAGGCAGACCCGGCGGACCTGGAAGCGATCATCAAACCGACAGGGTTTTTCCGGGCGAAAACCCGGAATCTGATTGCCCTGGCCACCCGACTCGTGGACGACTTCGACGGTGTTGTGCCGGGACGGCTCGATGACCTGGTGACACTGCCTGGGGTGGGACGCAAGACAGCCAACGTGGTCCTGGGCAATGCCTTCGGGATTCCTGGAATCACCGTGGACACCCATTTCGGCCGCCTGGCCCGCCGTTTCGGCTGGACCACGTCAGAGGATCCTGTCCAGATTGAATTCGACGTGGCGGAACTCTTTGAGCCAAAGGATTGGACCATGCTCTCCCACCGCGTGGTGTTCCACGGGCGGCGGGTGTGCCATTCACGGAAGCCGGCATGCGGTGCGTGTCCCGTGGCCAACTGGTGTCCCAGCTACGGGCTTGGTGAAACAGATCCTGCCAAAGCGGCCAAACTCCTGAAATACGAACTCGCACCGGGCAGCGAGCCACTCCTGGAAAAGCTGCTCGCTGAAACGCACCGGGCCGCCGAGATCCGGATGGAATCCCAGAAGAGAAGTCCGTGA